TGCCTCCTGGATTTTAGGCCTCTTCGGCGATCCGAACTCATACTCGCCATGGTGCGAGAGCATCATATGCTTGACCAGCATCGACAGCTCTTCGGGGAAGCCCGGGATGGACCGCATCCGATCCGTGACCATTTCATAGCCCAGCGAGATGTGTCCCAGCAGCTTTCCCGCCGTTGTATATTCGATCGACTTCCTGACCGAGAGCTCATGCACCTTGCCGATATCGTGCAGAAAAGCGCCAGCCGTCAACAGATCTTTATCCGTCGACGGGAAATGCCGGGCCACATCGCGCGTCAGCGCCACCAGCTCGACGACGTGTTCGAGAAGACCGCCAATATAATTGTGGTGGAGCGTCTTCGCGGCCGGCGTCCGCTTGAACGCGTCCAGAAATGCCCTGTCATCCAGGAATGACTGCAACAGCTGTTTGAGGTACCCGTTGCCGACCCCGGCTACGGCGTCCCGCAGGTCCTTGACCATTTCTTCAATGTCCCGGGGCGTGGTCTGCAGAAAGTTGACGAGATCCACCCGTGAATCGTCGACCTTCTCCAGTGTCTTCAATTTGATCTGCATGGCGCCCTGGTAATTGGCTGCGATCCCCTTGACACGGACGAAGTCCTCGCGTTCGAACTTCCCGGCAACCGCATCGGCGTTGTCCCACAGCTTTCCGTCGATTTCACCGGTCTTGTCGGCAAGCTTCAGGGAAAGGTAGGTGACCCCGTTCTTTGCGGTCGACACCTGCTTGGCGGTAACGAGGTATGTCTCCTCGACCCAGTCCCCCTCTTTCAGCGATGTTACTGTCTGCATTCAGACTCCCCTCCTTGGGTGTCTTAGATAATAAACGATACCCCCGCCATTGTCAAACGCGGAACGCGGTGACGATCTGCGTGACCCGTACACCCAGAACAGTCAGCATCATAAGGAGGCCAACGGCTTACACCATGGTTTTGGTCACTGAGGCCTGCCTGATGTATGAAGCACTCCATCTTGCCGCCGCTTACCTTGACGAGCACCTCGTGATAGAAGCCGCCAAGGACAGGAACGTGCCCTCAACCACATAGTTCTTATATGCCTGCAGGTCTTCGGAGCGGTGCAAGACCACAGGCAGGACGAAGGCGGGGATCAGCGTGAAGGGACCTCAGGCCTTGGAGCAGGGAATCTTGGACACGGTCGGCTTTTTTCTGCGCCGGCCTTCGGAGCAGGCAAAACAGTATGGCGTGACGATGTATTGATCCTCCCCTCTCAGCGAGGGGTATTGGACCCAGAGGGAATCCTGAGCCCCGTGCAAACGATCCACATCAGAACCGACGATGCAAATCATCCGGCGTCGGACCCGTCTACAGGGGAACTGCCCGCTGGGAGTGCTGACTATTTTTTCCTTACAAAGACATGGTATTCACCGGCCTGTTTCGTCAGGCCCAGGTATTCATGTCCCGTCATTTTGCACCACGCAGGCATATCCTTCTCAATGCCGTCATCATCGGCCTGAACCTCAAGCACCTGTCCTGACTTCAACTCCTTGATCTTGTTCGATGTCTTCAAGATCGGCATCGGACAGGCCAGACCAACGCAGTCAAGCACTGCATCCGGCTTGATGTCATTCACGTCCATAAAGCGCTCCTCCTCGGAATGCCTTTCCAGGATATGCCGGGTTCGTCAGCCAGCCTACTCCATTTCATGCTCGTGCCCGCTTTCGGCGGGCATCCTGACGGGTGAGGGAACTCCCTTTTTCTTGTAATAGTCGTCGAGGGCTGATTTGAGCGCCTCTTCGGCCAACACGGAGCAATGCATTTTCACCTTGGGCAGCCCCCCCAGCGCTTCTGCCACCGCCGCATTCGATATTTTGAGCGCCTCATCGATCGTCTTGCCCCTGACGAGGTCGGTCACCATGCTGCTGGTGGCAATCGCCGCTCCGCACCCGAAAGTCTTGAACTTTGCGTCCGTAATCACGTTGTTCTCGACCTTGATGTAGAGGCGCATGACGTCGCCGCATACCGGATTGCCCACGGTTCCCACCCCGTCGGCGTTCTCGATCTCACCGACATTGTGGGGCTGGGCGAAATGTTCCATCACTTTTGAGCTGTACTGTTCCATAGGGTCCTCCTCAGCGAGCCTGTTGTTCTTTTTTTATCATATCTTCATAGAGCGGCGACATCTCCCGCAGCCGTTTGACAATCGGAGGAAGCTTCTCAATGACATAGTCAATGTCTTCCTGGGTATTGCCCATCCCGAGCGTCATGAGCAAGGTTCCGTTCGCCACCGCGGCATCCGTCCCGATACACGTCAGCACATGCGATGATTTCAGCGAGCGCGACGTACAGGCTGAACCGCTCGAAACCGAGATCCCGTCCATGTTCAGGAAGAGAAGCATGGATTCCCCCTCCACAAACCACATAGACACATTCAGATTATGAGGCAGCCTGCGGGTGGGGTGACCGTTGACAACCACATGATCGATCCTGTCCTGCAGACCTTTCTGCAGCCGGTCCCTGAGCGCCGTGAGATAGGCCATTCTGGCCGGAATCTCTGAAACCGCCAGTTCCGCGGCCTTTCCCAGTCCGACGATGGCAGGAACGTTCTCGGTGCCCGCACGCCTGCCGTCCTCCTGAACGCCGCCCTCGATCTGCGGCTTGATCCGGACGCCCTTCCTCACGAAGAGCGCCGCAGCACCCTTGGGTCCGTAGAACTGATGGCCGGAGAGCGAGAGCGCGTCGACGCCGAGCGTGTTCACATCGACGGGAACCCAGCCCACGGAAGCAACGGCGTCGGTATGGAAGAGGACATTCCGTTCCCTCGTGATCCTGCCGATCTCCTCGATGTGCTGGATGGTCCCGATCTCGTTATTCGAGTGCATGACCGAAACAAGGATCGTCTCCCGGGTGATCGCCCTGGCGACGTCAGCGGGGTCCACCAGGCCGGTCGCATCGGTGGGGAGCGCGGTGAAAGTAAAGCCTGCCTTTTCGAGCGTCTTGGCGGGGTGGAGAATGGAAAAATGCTCGATCTGCGAGACGATGATGTGCTTGCCCTTCTGGCTGTTCGCCTGCGCGAGACCCTTCAGGGCGAAATTGTTCGATTCGGAACCGCTTGCCGTAAAATAGATCTCTTCCCCGCGGGCCTTGATGAGAGCCGCCGTCTTGGCCCTTGCCTCGTCGATTGCGTTCTTCGCCTCCCTGCCGATGTCATGCAGGTTCGACGGATTTCCGAATTTTCCGGAGAAATAGGGAAGCATCGCTTCGAGCACCCGGGGATGGACCGGTGTTGTTGCGGCGTGATCGAGATACACTTTTCTCATGTCAACAGACCCCCTTCCCTGCCGCGACCAGTTTCTTTCTCGGCTTTCCTGCCGATTCCTTATGCCGCGCCTGCTGATGGAGCAGGTCCTCGAAACTGATGCTGTCCAAAGCCTCCTCTATCTTGGCTCCGACCTTGGTCCAGACCAGGCGCGCAACACAGTCTTCCTCCTGGTAGCACTCAGCCGCCTCACCCGGCTCAAGACAATGCGTCAAGGCAATGGGTCCCTCCAGCGCGCGAACAATATCTCCGATCGTAAGGTCCCCGGGCTTCCTTGCCAGAAGATATCCTCCAGCCGGCCCGCGGACGCTCTCGATCAACCCTGCCTTGCCCAGCTTATGAAGGATCTGCTCGAGATACGAGAACGAAATGCCCTGCCGGTCGGCAATCTCCTTGATCGTGAGCGGCCCCTTACCGTACTGGCGGGCTATCTCGTACACGGCCCGAACTCCGTACTTGCCTTTGGTGGACAGTTTCATGCCGGCATTCACCGCTCTTTGACGGGGCATCGGGTGTTTTTCATCCCCCGCCCCACTTGAACAATAACAAACTTGACCAATTCTGTCAAGTATATTGTTTTATGCTTGTTTTTTTCATCTCACTGTACTACCGTGCCTGCGGGAGGAGCAAGCGATGCATACCGATGAATACGAAATCTCCCTGTCCCGGGAGCTGGCCGTATGCAGGAGCACCATACAGCAAATCAAGAAAACCCTGCAGCTGCTTGAACAGAAGCACAAGAAAACCACCGCACTCTTCCTGGAAGAACTCCGGACGGGAAGGCTCATCAATGATCCGGACCTCAGGGAGGATTATGACGCATGGCAGAGCAGCAATGAGTCGCTGTTTCATTGGGAGGACCTGGAGAGGCAATACCAGGAGGTATACCGGATGATGAAAACTTGAACCGTGCAGACTGACTGCAGGATGACCGATGCCGTTCAGGAACAATTGATTTCGCAAACGGCTCCCGATGAAGGCCGGCATCCCCTGAAACGCCAGGAGATCCGCGGACTTCCCCCGCGGCCGACATCATCCGCTCAGTGTTCAATCCTTTCCCTCGTGACCGGGGCCAAACAGTATATTATATATTGTATTGTTTTTCTGAGATAACGCGTCGTCCGAATGATCCGTTCTTTACGACCTGTCCAGCGCCATGCGAGCCTTATTATATTGAAATAGAAGCGAAGAAAGGGACGCTCAGGCCAATGTTTGCAATCGGTTGTTCTTCTGACGGTTCACCCGAGACGGGTCAGTCCCTGGATGGCATTCCCCGATTTTCAAGGGCCCGAAGCATTCCGTTCCCCAGCCAACGCACATTTTCGAATCCTGCACAACGAAAAAATCTGGATGGGTTTTTCTGTTCTTACCTTGACAGGAAGCAATTCTTTGCTATATTAAAACCATGAAATGCACCCGCCTTGCAGTGCTCATGTTCAGTTCCCTGATGTTCAGTCTCGCTTTCACTGCTGTCGCTGTTGCAAAGGACGATTGTTACTCCTGTCATGTACAGAAAGGCATGCAGGGATACATCGACAAGAAGTCCTTCGAACAGTCCGTGCACGGTGGGCTGGACTGCACGAAATGCCATGTGGGAATGTCGGCGTACCCGCACGGCAAGGTCCTGAAGGTAAATTGTGGAAGCTGTCATTTCCTCGGCAGAGAGGGAGCTCCGACTGAAAAAGCGCTCGAATACAAACTGAGCGTACACGGCCAGGCTCTCGTGGCGGGGAACACCGCGGCGCCCAACTGCCAGACGTGCCACGGGTCGCACTACATCTTCCGTTCGACGGATGCCCGTTCGGAAACGCGGAGAGAGAACATACCCTCGGTCTGTTCCAAGTGCCATCCCGCGGAGTTTGAAGCCTACAGCAAGAGCATCCATGGGAAAGAATTCCTGGACAATAAGAACCCTGCGGTCCCCACCTGTTTCGACTGCCATGCCGAGCACCGCATCCCGAGGACGAACGAGGCCGAATGGAAGCTCGCACTGATCAAGCAGTGCGGAAATTGCCACGCCGAAGAGCTGAACACCTACCACAAGACGTACCACGGCAAAGTGACGCGGCTCGGCTACACGACCTCCATCGCCAAATGCTCGGACTGCCACGGCGCGCATGGCATTCTGCCGCCATCCGACCCGGAATCCAGGCTCTCCCCGAAGAACATCGTGGCGACGTGCCAGGCTTGCCACCCGGGCGCGACGGCGAATTTTACCAAATACTATGCACATGCCGAGGAGAGCAACCGGGCGAAATATCCTGTTCTGTACTATACCTTCATGTTCATGACCGTGCTCCTGATCAGCGTGTTCGCATTCTTCCTCACCCATACCTTCCTCTGGGCATACCGTGCGCTGAAAGAGCGGATGGAAAAGAAAGGGGGCGAATAACATGTCCGAGATCAGGCGGTTCAACTCCTATCACCGGATACTCCACGTCGCCATGGCCGTGAGTTTCATCGGCCTCGTCGCGTCGGGCATGCCGATAAAGTATGCGCAGGCCCCTTGGGCAATCTGGCTCACGAAGTTCCTCGGCGGCTATCAGGGAGCTGCGCTCATTCACCGGATATGCGCCGTCATTACCTTTGGGTACTTCGCGGCCCACATCCTCTATGTCATCCACAACATCGTCATTGTGA
This is a stretch of genomic DNA from Nitrospirota bacterium. It encodes these proteins:
- a CDS encoding HD domain-containing protein, producing the protein MQTVTSLKEGDWVEETYLVTAKQVSTAKNGVTYLSLKLADKTGEIDGKLWDNADAVAGKFEREDFVRVKGIAANYQGAMQIKLKTLEKVDDSRVDLVNFLQTTPRDIEEMVKDLRDAVAGVGNGYLKQLLQSFLDDRAFLDAFKRTPAAKTLHHNYIGGLLEHVVELVALTRDVARHFPSTDKDLLTAGAFLHDIGKVHELSVRKSIEYTTAGKLLGHISLGYEMVTDRMRSIPGFPEELSMLVKHMMLSHHGEYEFGSPKRPKIQEAIIINYLDDLSAKINNFQATLQREKIAGGEWSSFSKMHDRYLYRPASYPGGERAFPAEPDGPAEGKGKKKSPACGHADQSGKLPLDL
- the nifU gene encoding Fe-S cluster assembly scaffold protein NifU; the encoded protein is MEQYSSKVMEHFAQPHNVGEIENADGVGTVGNPVCGDVMRLYIKVENNVITDAKFKTFGCGAAIATSSMVTDLVRGKTIDEALKISNAAVAEALGGLPKVKMHCSVLAEEALKSALDDYYKKKGVPSPVRMPAESGHEHEME
- a CDS encoding sulfurtransferase TusA family protein produces the protein MDVNDIKPDAVLDCVGLACPMPILKTSNKIKELKSGQVLEVQADDDGIEKDMPAWCKMTGHEYLGLTKQAGEYHVFVRKK
- a CDS encoding IscS subfamily cysteine desulfurase, producing MRKVYLDHAATTPVHPRVLEAMLPYFSGKFGNPSNLHDIGREAKNAIDEARAKTAALIKARGEEIYFTASGSESNNFALKGLAQANSQKGKHIIVSQIEHFSILHPAKTLEKAGFTFTALPTDATGLVDPADVARAITRETILVSVMHSNNEIGTIQHIEEIGRITRERNVLFHTDAVASVGWVPVDVNTLGVDALSLSGHQFYGPKGAAALFVRKGVRIKPQIEGGVQEDGRRAGTENVPAIVGLGKAAELAVSEIPARMAYLTALRDRLQKGLQDRIDHVVVNGHPTRRLPHNLNVSMWFVEGESMLLFLNMDGISVSSGSACTSRSLKSSHVLTCIGTDAAVANGTLLMTLGMGNTQEDIDYVIEKLPPIVKRLREMSPLYEDMIKKEQQAR
- a CDS encoding Rrf2 family transcriptional regulator, with translation MKLSTKGKYGVRAVYEIARQYGKGPLTIKEIADRQGISFSYLEQILHKLGKAGLIESVRGPAGGYLLARKPGDLTIGDIVRALEGPIALTHCLEPGEAAECYQEEDCVARLVWTKVGAKIEEALDSISFEDLLHQQARHKESAGKPRKKLVAAGKGVC